One window of the Labilibaculum sp. genome contains the following:
- a CDS encoding four helix bundle protein yields MSTIKKFEELVIWQNARKLINEVYKEMNGIKDFGFKDQIQRASVSIMNNIAEGFERYSDTEFRRFLDISKASCGEVRSMLYLAEDLHYLDNNTAENLRKDCRLISGSIQNLINSLKS; encoded by the coding sequence ATGAGTACAATTAAAAAATTTGAAGAACTGGTGATTTGGCAAAATGCCCGGAAATTGATTAATGAGGTATACAAAGAAATGAATGGGATTAAAGATTTTGGATTCAAAGACCAAATTCAACGAGCTTCAGTTTCTATCATGAATAATATTGCCGAAGGTTTTGAAAGATATTCAGACACTGAATTCAGACGTTTTTTGGACATTTCGAAAGCATCATGCGGTGAGGTTCGAAGTATGCTTTATTTAGCCGAAGATCTCCATTATCTTGATAATAATACAGCTGAAAATTTACGGAAAGATTGCAGGCTGATATCAGGTAGTATTCAGAATTTAATTAACAGCTTAAAATCCTAA